In one window of Balearica regulorum gibbericeps isolate bBalReg1 chromosome 29, bBalReg1.pri, whole genome shotgun sequence DNA:
- the LOC104637689 gene encoding keratin, type II cytoskeletal 6C, with protein sequence MSRQSVCRSFGGGSRRGYSSCSAIGGGFGGGGGRSRSSYSSFSMSRGFGGGGRCGGFSSRSLHNIGGSGRISMGGCYGGGGYGGRMGGFGGGYGGGMGGFGGGMGGGGMCGFGGMGSGGGMGGFGGGMGGYGGGMGGGGMGGFGGPGFGMPGFGGPGRGGPGIQPVQVDSTLLQPVHVEIDPQIQQVKNQEKEQIKTLNNQFASFIDKVRFLEQQNKVLSTKWELLQQQGPLGPRKNLDVIFENYIQNLRRQLDSILSQRGQLESELQNMQQYVEDYKTKYEEEINRRTTAENEFVVLKKDVDCAYMTKVELEAKVGALTDEINFLRCIYEEELSQMQTISRDLSVVVSMDNNRHLDLESIIEEVRRQYEQIAQSSRAEAEAWYQSQYEQLQSTAGRHGDSLRNTKIEIQELTRNIQRLRAEIENVKKQVGQLQAAIAEAEERGEMALKDARLKLEELECALQKDKEELARLLKEYQELLNIKIALDVEIAMYRKLLEGEENRLCNDGMSNVNVSVVGRTTISGGRGGMGGGFGGVSGIGGGFGGGSGMGGGMGGGVCGVGGSFGGGSIGGSCGMGGGMYGGGFSSGSGRLCGSGGGNFSSGGGSSSVRRCVTTTSVKSSGVKF encoded by the exons ATGTCTCGGCAATCTGTCTGCAGAAGCTTTGGAGGCGGGAGTAGAAGGGGCTACAGCTCTTGCTCTGCCATCGGTGGTGGCTTTGGAGGAGGTGGCGGCAGAAGCAGGAGCAGCTACAGCTCGTTCTCTATGTCCAGGGGATTTGGAGGTGGCGGACGTTGTGGAGGGTTTAGCAGCAGAAGTCTCCATAACATAGGTGGCAGTGGAAGGATTTCCATGGGTGGATGTTATGGCGGTGGAGGATACGGAGGCAGAATGGGTGGCTTTGGTGGAGGCTACGGAGGAGGAATGGGTGGCTTTGGTGGAGGAATGGGCGGAGGAGGAATGTGTGGCTTTGGAGGAATGGGTAGTGGTGGAGGAATGGGTGGCTTTGGTGGAGGAATGGGTGGTTATGGTGGAGGAATGGGTGGTGGAGGAATGGGCGGCTTTGGTGGACCAGGCTTTGGCATGCCAGGCTTTGGTGGCCCCGGTAGAGGTGGCCCTGGAATCCAACCCGTGCAAGTTGACTCAACCCTCCTACAGCCAGTCCATGTTGAGATTGATCCCCAGATCCAGCAAGTCAAAAACCAGGAGAAGGAACAGATCAAGACTCTTAACAATCAGTTTGCCTCTTTCATTGATAAG GTCCGCTTCCTGGAGCAACAGAACAAGGTCCTCTCCACCAAGTGGGAGCTCCTCCAACAGCAAGGGCCTTTGGGGCCAAGGAAGAACCTCGATGTCATCTTTGAAAATTACATCCAGAACCTGAGGAGGCAGCTGGACTCAATCCTGTCACAGAGGGGACAGCTGGAGTCGGAGCTGCAGAACATGCAGCAATACGTGGAGGATTACAAAACCAA GTATGAGGAAGAGATCAACAGGCGCACAACTGCTGAGAATGAGTTTGTGGTGCTTAAGAAG GATGTGGACTGTGCCTACATGACTAAAGTAGAGTTGGAAGCCAAGGTGGGAGCTCTGACCGATGAAATCAACTTCCTGAGGTGCATCTACGAGGAG GAACTGTCTCAGATGCAGACAATCAGCCGGGACCTGTCCGTGGTGGTGTCCATGGACAACAACCGTCACCTGGATCTGGAAAGCATCATCGAGGAGGTCAGGCGTCAGTACGAGCAGATtgctcagagcagcagagctgaagctgAGGCTTGGTACCAGAGCCAG TACGAACAGTTGCAGAGCACTGCTGGAAGGCATGGGGACAGCCTACGTAACACCAAGATAGAGATCCAAGAGTTGACCAGGAACATCCAGAGGCTGCGGGCTGAGATTGAGAACGTGAAGAAGCAGGTAGGG cagctgcaggcagctaTTGCTGAGGCCGAGGAGCGGGGTGAGATGGCCCTCAAGGATGCCAGGTTAAAACTGGAAGAGCTGGAGTGTGCCCTGCAGAAAGACAAGGAGGAGCTGGCTCGCTTGCTGAAGGAGTACCAGGAGCTGCTGAACATCAAGATTGCCCTGGACGTTGAGATTGCCATGTACaggaagctgctggagggagaggagaacag GCTGTGCAATGATGGCATGTCCAACGTCAATGTCT CTGTGGTAGGCAGGACCACCATCTCCGGAGGCAGAGGAGGCATGGGAGGAGGCTTTGGAGGTGTCAGCGGCATCGGAGGAGGCTTCGGAGGCGGCAGCGGCATGGGCGGAGGAATGGGAGGAGGCGTATGTGGAGTAGGAGGAAGCTTTGGAGGAGGAAGCATAGGCGGCAGCTGTGGAATGGGAGGAGGAATGTACGGCGGTGGCTTCTCTTCTGGAAGCGGAAGGTTGTGCGGCTCTGGAGGCGGCAACTTCAGCTCCGGCGGGGGATCGTCCTCCGTACGGAGATGTGTCACGACCACCTCCGTCAAATCTTCTGGCGTGAAATTCTGA